The window GTGGCTTGGTGGATTGCCATTTTGGCTTCACCTCGGATCTACGAGATTTTCGCGTTCGCGGGAGTTTCCCGAAGCCTCTTCATCGGTTTCGCTTTGCCAGACTTGGCGGGCCTCGTTGTCCTTTCCGCCTTGGCCTTCCATTTCGGAAATCCGCTCTGGAGGGGCGCAACCTTCGGAGCGTTCCTGTATTCGGGTTTTCTCTGCCTCGCGTGGTCCCTTCAAACTCACAGCGGCTACGTGGGAACCACCGCGATGCTGCTCGCCGTTCTTTTCAATCTCCACCTTGCCTTTGGGCAAAAGCTCATCCGTCGAAACCGGACGGCAAATATCACCGTAATCCTCTTGAAGTCGGGACTGCAGAGTGTCGTCATCTGGGCGGTCACTCTCTTCCTCATTCCGGCGATTCTGCTTCGCTCGATCGACGACGAGCTTTTCCGCCAGGACTGGGGAGCGGAACAAGCCATCGCTGTCGCTGCCTTTTGCCTGTGCAGTATCTTGGGGCTGTCCAGCGGGTTCGTAATGGCGGTGCGTGGCCTGGGCACTCCAGCTCCCTTCGACGCCGCCACGAAGCTCGTAGTCACGGGCCCATATGCCCATGTGCGAAATCCCATGGCCATTGCCGGCCTCGGTCAGGGGATGGCCGTCGCCCTCTACTCGGAATCATTCATCGTCGCTCTCTATGTTCTTCTCGGCCTGCTGGTGTGGAATTATTTCATCCGTCCCGAGGAGGAATCCGATCTGGAGAACTTCTTTGGCGAGGAATTCCAATCCTATCGGCGGGATGTCCGGTGTTGGGTTCCTCGGTGGACACCTTACCGGAAAAACAGAATGCGAAATCAGGGGGGTGAGCCCTGACTTCGTCCCGGACTCTGCGGAGAAACCCTGAATGAAGGGTCGTATGCCAGACAATATCACGCGGGAGTTTGACAACGCGGACGCGCATCCTAGTTTGATCGCTACCGAACATGGACGCAGCCGCTATCCTGCATGAGAAGGCGTTCCGCTCTCATGCGCCGGGCCACTGGCCCGATGTCCCGCCGGAACAATGGAATGACTGGAAATGGCAGTTGCGCAACCGCGTGACCACCCTCGAAGGCCTCGAGTCCAAGCTGCGCCTCTCTCCCGAGGAACGTGCCGGCGTGCTCCTTTCCGGCAACAAGCTCGCCTTTGCGGTAACGCCGCATTACTTCAACCTCATCGATCCCGAGGATCCCGGCTGCCCGATCCGCCGGCAGGTCATTCCCCGGATCGAGGAATCCACCGACGCGCCGTGGGAAATGGCCGACCCCTGCGGCGAGGACAGCCACATGCCCGTGCCCGGGCTCGTGCACCGCTACCCGGATCGTGTGCTCTTTCTCGTGACGGACCGCTGCGCGAGCTACTGCCGCTATTGCACCCGCGCCCGCGTCGTGAGCGGCGTGGGCGAACAGGAGCTTCACACCGATTTCGAGGAAGCATTTCGTTATCTCGAGGAGCACACCGAGGTGCGCGACGTCCTGCTCTCCGGCGGTGACGCCCTTCTGCTCTCCGACAACCGGCTGGAACAGATCCTGAGCCGCCTGCGCGCGATCGAGCACATCGAATTCCTCCGCATCGGCTCCCGCGTGCCCATTTTCCTTCCGCAGCGCATCACGCCCGAGTTCTGCAGGATGCTGCAGAAATACCATCCCCTCTGGATGAGCGTGCATGTGAACCATCCTCGCGAACTCACCACCGAGGTGAAGGAAGCGCTGGGCCGGCTGGCCGATCACGGCGTGCCGCTGGGCAACCAGAGCGTGCTGCTCGCGGGCGTGAACGATTCCGTCGAGGTCATGACGGCGCTCGTGCACAAGCTGCTCAAGTCCCGCGTGCGCCCCTACTACCTCTACCAGTGCGACCTCATTCGCGGTTCGTCGCATCTGCGCACGTCGGTCGCGAGGGGCATCGAGATCATCGAGGGCCTGCGCGGTCACACGACCGGCTACGGCGTGCCGCAATTCGTGATCGACGCCCCCGGTGGCGGCGGCAAGGTGCCG of the Chthoniobacterales bacterium genome contains:
- a CDS encoding isoprenylcysteine carboxylmethyltransferase family protein codes for the protein MGYLFQAAAIVAWWIAILASPRIYEIFAFAGVSRSLFIGFALPDLAGLVVLSALAFHFGNPLWRGATFGAFLYSGFLCLAWSLQTHSGYVGTTAMLLAVLFNLHLAFGQKLIRRNRTANITVILLKSGLQSVVIWAVTLFLIPAILLRSIDDELFRQDWGAEQAIAVAAFCLCSILGLSSGFVMAVRGLGTPAPFDAATKLVVTGPYAHVRNPMAIAGLGQGMAVALYSESFIVALYVLLGLLVWNYFIRPEEESDLENFFGEEFQSYRRDVRCWVPRWTPYRKNRMRNQGGEP
- a CDS encoding KamA family radical SAM protein → MDAAAILHEKAFRSHAPGHWPDVPPEQWNDWKWQLRNRVTTLEGLESKLRLSPEERAGVLLSGNKLAFAVTPHYFNLIDPEDPGCPIRRQVIPRIEESTDAPWEMADPCGEDSHMPVPGLVHRYPDRVLFLVTDRCASYCRYCTRARVVSGVGEQELHTDFEEAFRYLEEHTEVRDVLLSGGDALLLSDNRLEQILSRLRAIEHIEFLRIGSRVPIFLPQRITPEFCRMLQKYHPLWMSVHVNHPRELTTEVKEALGRLADHGVPLGNQSVLLAGVNDSVEVMTALVHKLLKSRVRPYYLYQCDLIRGSSHLRTSVARGIEIIEGLRGHTTGYGVPQFVIDAPGGGGKVPLNPGYVLYHDEEKVVIRNYEGKIFEYPEPGVAKTGAALRDEEKCASGCRGQS